The Tenrec ecaudatus isolate mTenEca1 chromosome 6, mTenEca1.hap1, whole genome shotgun sequence genome has a window encoding:
- the ETFRF1 gene encoding electron transfer flavoprotein regulatory factor 1 — translation MKMSNSLRGEVLNLYKNLLYLGREYPKGADYFKRRLKTAFLRNKDVTDPAKIKELIGRGEFVMKELEALYFLRKYRAMKQRYYPEGRHTN, via the exons ATGAAAATGTCCAATTCTTTAAGAGGAGAAGTGCTGAATCTTTATAAAAAT CTGCTGTATCTTGGGAGAGAGTACCCAAAAGGAGCAGACTACTTTAAAAGGCGTCTGAAGACAGCtttccttagaaacaaagatgtgACGGACCCAGCGAAGATCAAAGAGCTCATTGGACGTGGCGAGTTTGTAATGAAAGAGCTGGAGGCCTTGTACTTTCTCAGGAAATACAGAGCTATGAAGCAGCGCTATTATCCAGAGGGCAGACACACCAACTGA